In one Bos mutus isolate GX-2022 chromosome 19, NWIPB_WYAK_1.1, whole genome shotgun sequence genomic region, the following are encoded:
- the APOH gene encoding beta-2-glycoprotein 1, giving the protein MLPPVLILLSGFLCHVAIAGRTCPKPDELPFSTVVPLKRAYEPGEQIVFSCQPGYVSRGGIRRFTCPLTGLWPINTLKCTPRVCPFAGILENGTVRYTTFEYPNTISFSCHTGFYLKGASSAKCTAEGKWSPDLPVCAPITCPPPPIPKFASLSVYKPLAGNNSFYGSKAVFKCLPHHAMFGNDTVTCTEHGNWTQLPECREVRCPFPSRPDNGFVNHPANPVLYYKDTATFGCHETYSLDGPEEVECSKFGNWSAQPSCKASCKLSVKRATVIYEGERVAIQNKFKNGMLHGQKVSFFCKNKEKKCSYTEDAQCIDGTIEIPKCFKEHSSLAFWKTDASDVKPC; this is encoded by the exons ATGCTTCCCCCAGTGCTCATCTTGCTGTCGGGGTTTCTCTGCCACGTTGCTATTGCAGGACGAA CCTGCCCCAAGCCAGATGAGCTACCGTTTTCCACGGTGGTTCCACTGAAACGGGCCTATGAGCCTGGGGAGCAGATAGTCTTCTCCTGCCAGCCGGGCTACGTGTCCCGGGGAGGGATCCGGCGGTTTACATGCCCGCTCACAGGACTCTGGCCCATCAACACGCTGAAATGCACGC CCAGAGTATGTCCTTTTGCTGGGATCTTAGAAAACGGAACGGTACGCTATACAACGTTTGAGTATCCCAACACCATCAGCTTTTCTTGCCACACGGG GTTTTATCTGAAAGGAGCTAGTTCTGCGAAATGCACTGCGGAAGGGAAGTGGAGCCCAGACCTTCCTGTCTGTGCCC ctataaCCTGCCCTCCACCACCCATACCCAAGTTTGCAAGTCTCAGCGTTTACAAGCCGTTGGCTGGGAACAACTCCTTCTATGGCAGCAAGGCAGTCTTTAAGTGCTTGCCACACCACGCGATGTTTGGAAATGACACCGTTACCTGCACGGAACATGGGAACTGGACGCAGTTGCCAGAATGCAGGG AAGTAAGATGCCCATTCCCATCAAGACCAGACAATGGGTTTGTGAACCATCCTGCAAATCCAGTGCTCTACTATAAGGACACCGCCACCTTTGGCTGCCATGAAACGTATTCCTTGGATGGACCGGAAGAAGTAGAATGCAGCAAATTCGGAAACTGGTCTGCACAGCCAAGCTGTAAAG CATCTTGTAAGTTATCTGTTAAAAGAGCTACTGTGATATACGAAGGAGAGAGAGTAGCTATCCAGAACAAATTTAAGAATGGaatgctgcatggccaaaaagttTCTTTCTTCTGCAAGAATAAGGAAAAGAAGTGCAGCTACACAGAAGATGCTCAGTGCATAGACGGCACCATCGAGATTCCCAAATGCTTCAAGG AGCACAGTTCTTTAGCTTTCTGGAAAACGGATGCATCTGACGTAAAACCATGCTAA